One part of the Streptomyces sp. NBC_00286 genome encodes these proteins:
- a CDS encoding oxidoreductase — MTPRTPRALAAPSLAAPFTLCGLTLRNRLVATAHATAAVTDGAPTETDAAYWRRLAEGGAGMVITGGTAVAPESTLPQRYLTEAWRPEIKDAVRRRAEAITDGGAVAVAQLVHLGRETLGAGTFYAPVSAAAVRSPREATTPHPLSTEEVRGVVDAFRISAANSVQAGFHGVELHAGHGYLLAQFLSRVNNTRDDEYGDPIALPAQVIDAIRTEIGQLPIGLRVSVEPGEESGLGLEDLIELLPRLCAAAPFAYVNVTTGVRNTYVPGMATTRPPLLESVARIRSAVAVPLLVSQGFRSVADIERALDSGADLVGMARPFMADPDFARKVIAGDERSVRPCTGCNEGCRTFEPTGSCSVNPELGPPGAAARPAVPLLLTRRGSRGGPVVVLGAGPAGMECAMALARSGAEVTLFDTARRTGGQARLASLAPHRSGWQKFVDYQRDQLADLGVRVRLGTSPAPDDLAAYAQIVLATGAAEESVHVPGELLTLTSTDFLSRYPDVVPEASGVAVLDDGFGWWQGISAVESALAAGAREVTVITPGTGFATGLSPENRTQLMNRLTGAPLRVVAMSTVTSTTTDGVRLRHVLDGQETHLAADVLVTVGERRPRPPDFAPAAHQTVRAIGDCVVPRRVAHAVAEGRAAAAEAVAARPL, encoded by the coding sequence ATGACGCCACGCACCCCACGCGCCCTCGCCGCACCATCCCTGGCCGCACCGTTCACGCTCTGCGGTCTCACCCTCCGCAACCGCCTTGTCGCCACCGCACACGCCACCGCCGCCGTCACCGACGGCGCCCCCACCGAGACCGACGCGGCCTACTGGCGGCGGCTGGCCGAGGGCGGCGCCGGCATGGTGATCACCGGAGGCACCGCCGTGGCCCCCGAGTCGACGCTGCCGCAGCGCTACCTGACCGAAGCGTGGCGCCCCGAGATCAAAGACGCGGTACGCCGTCGCGCAGAGGCCATCACCGACGGGGGCGCCGTGGCCGTCGCGCAGCTCGTCCACCTCGGCCGGGAGACCCTGGGCGCCGGCACGTTCTACGCGCCGGTCTCGGCCGCGGCCGTTCGCTCGCCCCGCGAGGCGACCACGCCGCACCCGCTGAGCACCGAAGAGGTACGTGGTGTCGTCGACGCCTTCCGTATCTCCGCGGCGAACAGTGTGCAGGCCGGTTTTCACGGCGTGGAACTGCACGCCGGCCACGGCTATCTGCTCGCCCAGTTTCTCTCCAGGGTCAACAACACCCGGGACGACGAGTATGGCGACCCCATCGCCCTGCCGGCCCAGGTGATCGACGCCATCCGTACCGAGATCGGTCAACTCCCCATCGGCTTAAGGGTGTCGGTGGAGCCCGGCGAGGAATCCGGACTCGGCCTGGAGGACCTGATCGAGCTGCTGCCCCGCCTGTGCGCCGCCGCGCCCTTCGCGTACGTCAACGTCACCACCGGCGTCCGCAACACCTACGTTCCCGGCATGGCCACCACCCGCCCGCCGCTTCTGGAGTCCGTGGCCCGTATCCGCTCGGCAGTCGCGGTGCCGCTCCTGGTCAGTCAGGGATTCCGGTCGGTCGCGGACATCGAGCGGGCGCTGGACTCGGGGGCCGATCTGGTCGGGATGGCCCGGCCGTTCATGGCCGACCCCGACTTCGCCCGCAAGGTGATCGCGGGCGACGAGCGATCCGTACGCCCCTGCACGGGCTGCAACGAGGGCTGCCGTACCTTCGAGCCAACCGGATCATGCTCGGTGAACCCCGAACTCGGCCCGCCGGGAGCAGCAGCCCGCCCGGCCGTCCCGCTGCTGCTGACCCGGCGAGGGTCCCGCGGCGGCCCTGTCGTCGTGCTCGGAGCGGGCCCCGCCGGCATGGAGTGCGCGATGGCGCTCGCCCGGTCCGGCGCCGAGGTGACGCTCTTCGACACGGCTCGGCGAACCGGCGGCCAGGCACGCCTCGCCTCCCTCGCCCCGCACCGCTCCGGCTGGCAGAAGTTCGTCGACTACCAGCGCGATCAGCTCGCCGACCTCGGCGTGCGGGTGCGGCTGGGCACCTCCCCGGCGCCGGACGACCTGGCGGCGTACGCCCAGATCGTGCTCGCCACCGGCGCGGCGGAAGAGTCCGTCCACGTGCCGGGCGAGCTTCTGACACTCACCAGTACGGACTTCCTGAGCCGGTACCCGGACGTCGTACCGGAAGCGTCCGGCGTCGCCGTCCTCGACGACGGCTTCGGGTGGTGGCAGGGCATCAGTGCCGTGGAGAGCGCGCTGGCGGCCGGCGCCCGCGAGGTCACCGTCATCACCCCCGGCACCGGTTTCGCGACGGGCCTGTCGCCGGAGAACCGCACCCAGTTGATGAACCGGCTCACCGGTGCGCCCCTGCGCGTCGTCGCGATGAGCACCGTGACCTCGACGACCACCGACGGTGTGCGCCTGCGCCATGTCCTGGACGGTCAGGAGACGCACCTCGCCGCCGACGTCCTGGTCACCGTCGGCGAACGCCGGCCCCGCCCTCCCGACTTCGCCCCTGCCGCCCACCAGACCGTTCGCGCGATCGGCGATTGCGTCGTGCCGCGCCGTGTCGCGCACGCCGTCGCGGAAGGGCGCGCGGCGGCGGCGGAGGCCGTCGCCGCGAGGCCGCTGTGA
- a CDS encoding acyl-CoA dehydrogenase family protein: MHRRHPEIDPQLLSETEEQRQLRTVLRDFYTEASGPEDVRKHLVTPRGYDEVLWTRLAGEIGVHGLAVPEEYGGSGFTFAELAVALEESGRALYCAPLLPTVALAAPALLHSGDRAACERYLPRIADGTLTATVAGFDADGPDSINVTAEQGGSGWVLRGRADFVLDGAGADLILVRAQTPAGPRLFACEPAPDSCHRTPRRVLDETRRQALVEFRGAPATTVGTAEGTEATISATLDTGRAALAAEQVGGSGHALDATVEFAAQRHQFGRPIGSFQAVKHRLADVLVALEAARSASAYATACTAAASPQLPVAACAAAVVCSETFLLATAEYVQLHGGIGFTWEHPAHLYVRRARSGEVHFGTTDRHRVRLAELIGLATRSAA, from the coding sequence ATGCACCGTCGCCACCCCGAGATCGACCCCCAGCTGCTGTCCGAAACCGAAGAACAGCGGCAACTGCGCACCGTTCTGCGGGACTTCTACACCGAGGCGAGCGGCCCCGAGGACGTCCGCAAGCATCTGGTCACTCCGCGCGGATACGACGAAGTGCTCTGGACGCGTCTGGCGGGCGAGATCGGCGTCCACGGGCTGGCCGTTCCCGAGGAGTACGGGGGCTCGGGTTTCACGTTCGCCGAACTGGCCGTGGCCCTGGAGGAATCAGGGCGCGCCCTGTACTGCGCGCCGCTGCTGCCCACGGTGGCCCTCGCCGCCCCCGCCCTGCTGCACAGCGGCGACCGCGCGGCATGCGAGCGCTATCTGCCGCGGATCGCCGACGGCACACTCACGGCGACGGTGGCCGGGTTCGACGCCGACGGCCCCGACAGCATCAACGTCACCGCGGAGCAGGGAGGCTCGGGCTGGGTGCTGCGCGGCCGGGCGGACTTCGTACTCGACGGGGCCGGCGCGGACCTGATCCTGGTACGAGCTCAAACTCCCGCCGGGCCGCGGCTGTTCGCCTGTGAGCCCGCACCGGACTCCTGCCATCGGACTCCGCGACGTGTCCTGGACGAGACGCGCCGTCAGGCGCTGGTGGAGTTCCGAGGGGCCCCGGCCACCACCGTGGGTACGGCGGAGGGCACCGAAGCCACCATCTCGGCGACGCTCGACACCGGGCGGGCCGCACTGGCGGCCGAACAGGTCGGCGGCAGCGGGCACGCGTTGGACGCCACGGTTGAATTCGCCGCGCAGCGCCACCAGTTCGGTCGGCCCATCGGTTCCTTCCAGGCCGTCAAGCACCGGCTGGCCGACGTGCTGGTCGCGCTGGAGGCGGCCCGCTCGGCGTCTGCGTACGCGACTGCCTGCACCGCCGCCGCCTCGCCGCAGCTGCCGGTGGCCGCCTGCGCGGCCGCCGTGGTCTGTTCCGAGACCTTTCTCCTGGCGACGGCCGAATACGTCCAACTGCACGGCGGAATCGGCTTCACCTGGGAGCACCCGGCTCATCTGTACGTGCGCCGCGCACGCAGCGGCGAGGTCCACTTCGGCACGACGGACCGGCACCGGGTCCGGCTCGCCGAACTCATCGGTCTCGCCACCCGTTCGGCCGCCTGA
- a CDS encoding aldehyde dehydrogenase, translating to MAHQYDRILIGGRLTAPSTDRVAQVVSPSTEEVIGHVPLASTADIDAAVAAARQAFDAGPWPRWSVQRRAAALRDLADRLDTRAAELAGLAMAETGCPRGFAEGYFAIAPSNYLRFYAELAEGYVFEEERVNGPTRTLVVREPVGVVVAIPAWNGPLPLTTQKIAAALMAGCTVIVKVPVQDPLACHVFAEAVAESAVPEGVISVFAADAVESEYVVAHPGVDKVSFTGSTAVGSRIAEACGRDIRRVTLELGGKSAAIVLDDADIDAVVPALVGCGAAFMQGEICTAQTRILLPRSRYAEFTDALARHMSSLPIGDPADPATVIGPMITEAHRARVEEYIALGRKEGATVACGGGRPAGLTTGWYLEPTLFTDVTNDMRIAQEEIFGPVVVAIPHDGPDHAVELANDSPYGLSGTVWTQDEEAALRIARRVRTGTFSINSYTLDINAPFGGSKKSGIGRENGHEGLDDYLEPKAIALSGAPLTD from the coding sequence ATGGCACACCAATACGACCGCATCCTCATCGGAGGCCGGCTCACGGCCCCCTCCACCGACCGCGTCGCGCAGGTCGTCTCACCCAGCACCGAGGAGGTCATCGGCCACGTCCCCCTGGCCTCGACGGCGGACATCGACGCCGCCGTGGCCGCGGCCCGGCAGGCGTTCGATGCCGGCCCCTGGCCGAGGTGGAGCGTTCAGCGGCGCGCCGCGGCCCTGCGCGACCTGGCCGACCGCCTCGACACGCGCGCGGCCGAACTCGCCGGTCTGGCCATGGCCGAGACCGGCTGCCCGCGCGGCTTCGCCGAGGGGTACTTCGCCATCGCCCCCTCCAACTACCTGCGCTTCTACGCGGAGTTGGCCGAGGGATACGTCTTCGAGGAGGAGCGGGTCAACGGACCGACCCGCACCCTGGTCGTCCGCGAACCCGTCGGCGTCGTCGTGGCCATTCCCGCCTGGAACGGCCCGCTCCCGCTGACCACCCAGAAGATCGCCGCCGCCCTCATGGCCGGCTGCACGGTCATCGTCAAGGTGCCGGTGCAGGACCCCCTCGCCTGCCATGTCTTCGCCGAGGCCGTGGCCGAATCGGCCGTTCCCGAGGGCGTCATCAGCGTGTTCGCCGCCGATGCCGTGGAGAGCGAGTACGTGGTCGCCCACCCGGGTGTGGACAAGGTCAGCTTCACGGGAAGCACCGCCGTCGGCTCCCGTATCGCCGAGGCCTGCGGCCGCGACATCCGCCGTGTGACCTTGGAACTGGGCGGCAAATCGGCAGCGATCGTGCTGGACGACGCCGACATCGACGCCGTCGTCCCGGCTCTCGTGGGCTGCGGCGCCGCCTTCATGCAGGGCGAGATCTGCACCGCTCAGACCCGCATCCTGCTGCCGCGCTCCCGCTACGCAGAGTTCACCGACGCCTTGGCCCGTCACATGAGCTCCCTGCCCATCGGTGACCCGGCCGACCCCGCGACCGTGATCGGACCGATGATCACCGAGGCGCACCGGGCGCGTGTCGAGGAGTACATCGCCCTCGGCCGGAAGGAAGGCGCCACCGTCGCCTGCGGCGGCGGCCGCCCTGCGGGCCTGACCACCGGCTGGTACCTGGAACCCACCCTGTTCACCGACGTCACCAACGACATGCGGATCGCGCAGGAGGAGATCTTCGGCCCGGTCGTCGTCGCCATCCCGCACGACGGCCCCGACCATGCCGTCGAGCTGGCCAACGATTCCCCGTACGGGCTCTCCGGAACCGTCTGGACCCAGGACGAGGAAGCCGCCCTCCGTATTGCTCGCCGCGTGCGCACCGGAACCTTCAGCATCAACAGCTACACCCTCGACATCAATGCCCCGTTCGGCGGCAGCAAGAAGTCCGGCATCGGCCGCGAGAACGGCCACGAAGGCCTCGACGACTACCTCGAGCCCAAGGCGATCGCCCTGTCGGGCGCGCCGCTGACCGACTGA
- a CDS encoding FAD-binding oxidoreductase, which produces MSERHSHSDGPPVSRDEGRRGTEAGIPGSLVEELASRFRGQLIRPGDPGYEPAREIWNGMIDRHPALVARCDGDEDVIAAVSFARDNELPLAVRGGGHGVAGHALCDGGVVIDLSEMTAVDVDPEGLTARAQGGCRLGDLDRATQRHGLAAPTGVVSATGIAGLTLSGGMGWLRRKYGLSCDNLVSAKVVTADGKLVAADVSENKDLFWAIRGGGGNFGVVTSFEYRLHPIGPEVFFCFVFYPADRAGEVLRSCERYLSAAPDQVGPIAVFGRVPEVEEFPAEWHGEPYVALLALSPESPAEGERALQPLREIAEPICDLSGATTYLEAQAVLNDDYPDGGRYYWKSVNAPELSDELIESLVQHAATAPSRASTIDVWFQGGAMARVGEEETAFANRGAAYLLGIEGNWGDDADSVENVTWVRDTFADLRTYSSGGVYLNFPGFLEEGEQLMREGYGVNYERLSAAKATYDPANLFRLNANIEPKR; this is translated from the coding sequence ATGAGTGAAAGGCACAGCCACAGCGACGGCCCGCCAGTGAGCAGGGACGAAGGGCGGCGCGGCACGGAGGCCGGCATTCCGGGCTCCCTCGTGGAGGAGCTCGCTTCGAGGTTTCGGGGGCAGCTCATTCGGCCGGGGGACCCGGGCTACGAGCCGGCACGAGAGATCTGGAACGGCATGATCGACAGGCACCCCGCACTGGTGGCGCGGTGCGACGGTGACGAGGATGTGATCGCCGCAGTGAGCTTCGCCCGCGACAACGAGCTGCCGCTCGCGGTACGCGGAGGCGGGCACGGCGTCGCCGGCCATGCGCTCTGCGACGGTGGAGTGGTCATCGATCTGTCGGAGATGACGGCGGTCGATGTCGACCCTGAGGGACTCACAGCTCGTGCGCAGGGTGGCTGCAGGCTGGGAGACCTCGACCGCGCGACCCAACGGCATGGGCTTGCCGCCCCTACGGGGGTGGTGTCGGCGACCGGGATCGCCGGACTCACCTTGTCGGGCGGGATGGGCTGGCTTCGGCGCAAGTACGGGCTGAGCTGCGACAACCTCGTATCCGCGAAGGTGGTCACCGCCGATGGGAAGCTGGTTGCCGCCGACGTGAGCGAGAACAAGGACCTCTTCTGGGCGATCCGCGGCGGCGGCGGCAACTTCGGGGTCGTGACGTCCTTCGAGTACCGCCTGCATCCCATCGGACCCGAGGTGTTCTTCTGCTTCGTGTTCTACCCCGCGGACCGTGCCGGAGAGGTGCTGCGGTCCTGCGAGCGGTACCTGTCGGCAGCGCCCGATCAGGTGGGTCCGATCGCGGTGTTCGGCAGGGTGCCGGAAGTCGAAGAGTTCCCGGCGGAGTGGCACGGAGAGCCCTACGTGGCGCTCCTGGCGCTGTCCCCCGAAAGCCCCGCGGAGGGCGAGCGAGCCCTGCAGCCGCTCCGGGAAATCGCCGAGCCGATCTGTGACCTCAGCGGCGCCACGACATACCTGGAGGCGCAGGCAGTTCTGAACGACGACTACCCGGATGGCGGGCGCTACTACTGGAAGTCCGTGAACGCGCCCGAGCTCAGCGACGAGTTGATCGAGTCTCTTGTGCAACACGCTGCTACGGCGCCGTCGAGGGCGTCGACCATCGACGTCTGGTTTCAGGGCGGCGCGATGGCACGTGTGGGCGAGGAGGAGACTGCCTTCGCCAACCGCGGTGCGGCGTACCTGCTCGGCATCGAGGGAAACTGGGGGGACGATGCCGACTCGGTGGAGAACGTGACTTGGGTGCGAGACACCTTCGCCGACCTGCGCACGTACTCCTCAGGGGGTGTCTACCTCAACTTCCCCGGCTTCCTCGAGGAGGGGGAACAGCTCATGCGTGAGGGCTACGGCGTCAACTACGAACGGCTCTCGGCGGCCAAGGCGACATACGACCCCGCAAACCTCTTCCGCCTCAACGCCAACATCGAGCCGAAGCGCTGA
- a CDS encoding alpha/beta fold hydrolase — protein sequence MINVDGTEFWVERRGRGPDVLLVAGLSDPAEAWQAQLDGLADRYRVTAFDNRSAGRTPLPEEPLSVPMMADDAAALLRALQVPAAHVAGFSGGSLIAQELALNHPGLVRSLVLMSTWARPDVYFRSMAGFWHWMAERAPSERAMLEAFFLWIYTPRAHADGTVDQIIEETLAFPHPQSVEAFQRQLAPFTTHDTLDRLAEITAPTLVLAGELDIAARPRLGRVVAEGIPGAVFEVLPGEAHQPFQEVPDLFNARVDAFWREVEAQG from the coding sequence ATGATCAATGTCGACGGCACCGAGTTCTGGGTCGAGCGCCGGGGCCGGGGGCCCGACGTCCTGCTCGTCGCTGGGCTCAGTGATCCCGCCGAAGCATGGCAGGCGCAGCTCGACGGGCTCGCGGATCGCTACCGGGTCACCGCCTTCGACAACCGTAGCGCCGGACGTACGCCGCTGCCCGAGGAACCGCTCTCGGTACCCATGATGGCCGACGACGCCGCCGCGCTGCTGCGCGCGCTCCAGGTCCCGGCGGCCCACGTCGCCGGATTCTCGGGAGGCAGCCTCATCGCCCAGGAGCTGGCGCTCAACCATCCCGGGCTCGTCCGCAGCCTCGTCCTCATGAGCACGTGGGCCCGCCCCGACGTCTATTTCCGCTCCATGGCGGGCTTCTGGCACTGGATGGCCGAGCGTGCCCCGAGCGAGCGTGCCATGCTCGAGGCGTTCTTCCTGTGGATCTATACGCCGCGCGCGCACGCCGACGGCACGGTCGACCAGATCATCGAGGAGACGCTGGCCTTCCCTCACCCGCAGTCCGTCGAAGCCTTTCAGCGCCAGCTCGCCCCGTTCACAACCCACGACACACTCGACCGCCTGGCAGAGATCACCGCACCGACGCTCGTCCTGGCCGGCGAGCTCGACATCGCCGCACGACCGCGCCTCGGGCGCGTGGTCGCCGAGGGGATCCCAGGCGCCGTGTTCGAAGTACTGCCCGGGGAGGCCCATCAGCCCTTCCAGGAGGTCCCGGACCTGTTCAACGCCCGCGTCGACGCGTTCTGGCGTGAGGTCGAGGCACAAGGCTGA
- a CDS encoding NAD(P)-dependent alcohol dehydrogenase, with protein MRALRLTAWGEPPTQTEVEQPVPHGAEVLVRVEATGLCHSDLHVIDAAPRALPYRLPFTLGHEVAGRTLALGPDADGVAVGDRVVLYGPWGCGDCDRCAAGRDNYCDRRDTLAWHGAGLGRDGGMAECVLVPSARHLVPIGDLPADQAAPLSDAGLTSHHAVAGLRHALEEGTTTVVIGVGGLGHLAVQILRATTPSRVLAVDVREEALALADRSGADFGTLMRADTADVLRKRSGGAGADAVLDFVGTTQTLELAAGILRPGGELAVVGSGGGRLTVSKPGVLPPGFRLSLPFWGTRPELAEVVALAQSGAIHVETEQFPLSAAPEAIGGLRRGRVRGRAVLVPD; from the coding sequence ATGAGGGCACTGCGGCTGACGGCGTGGGGCGAACCCCCGACACAGACCGAGGTCGAGCAACCCGTCCCCCACGGCGCCGAGGTGCTGGTACGCGTCGAGGCCACCGGGCTGTGCCACTCCGACCTGCACGTCATCGACGCGGCTCCGCGAGCACTCCCCTACCGGCTGCCCTTCACTCTCGGCCACGAGGTCGCCGGGCGGACCTTGGCCCTGGGGCCCGACGCCGACGGGGTGGCGGTCGGTGACCGCGTGGTGCTGTACGGACCGTGGGGTTGCGGCGACTGCGACCGCTGTGCCGCCGGCCGGGACAACTACTGCGACCGGCGCGACACCCTCGCCTGGCACGGCGCGGGACTGGGCCGGGACGGCGGAATGGCCGAGTGCGTACTCGTCCCGTCCGCCCGCCATCTGGTGCCGATCGGCGATTTGCCGGCCGATCAGGCGGCTCCGCTCTCCGACGCGGGCCTGACGTCCCATCACGCCGTGGCCGGTCTCCGGCACGCGCTCGAAGAGGGCACCACCACCGTCGTCATCGGTGTCGGCGGGCTGGGTCACCTGGCTGTACAGATCCTTCGGGCGACCACCCCGAGCCGTGTACTGGCGGTCGACGTCCGGGAGGAGGCGCTGGCTCTCGCGGACCGCTCCGGCGCGGACTTCGGCACCCTGATGCGGGCGGACACCGCGGATGTCTTGCGGAAGCGGAGTGGTGGCGCGGGAGCGGATGCCGTGCTCGACTTCGTCGGCACCACGCAGACGCTGGAACTCGCGGCCGGCATCCTGCGTCCGGGTGGTGAACTCGCCGTCGTCGGCAGCGGAGGTGGCCGGCTGACGGTCTCCAAGCCGGGCGTTCTCCCGCCGGGCTTCAGGCTCTCACTCCCCTTCTGGGGAACCCGCCCCGAGCTCGCCGAGGTCGTCGCGCTGGCCCAGTCGGGGGCGATCCACGTCGAGACGGAGCAGTTCCCGCTGTCCGCCGCACCGGAGGCAATCGGCGGGCTTCGCCGGGGCCGGGTGCGGGGGCGGGCCGTGCTCGTCCCCGACTGA
- a CDS encoding SDR family NAD(P)-dependent oxidoreductase — protein MTHRDVQAERFAGKVAMVTGAGSGMGAAVARQLAAEGARAVVLADVNGEGAAAVAKELPAAEAVACDVADAAGVDAAVQGVLQRHGRLDVLVHAAGVDDPEAKQRIADALVEGRPVELTDSLDEASWQRVMRVNLDGTFHVLRAAVRVMRPFGAGAVVVIGSSSAFDTPVGYPHYAASKAGVHALAQAVAKEVIASGIRVNVVAPGPTETGMAARTPEALRAGFADPRVRPYATPEEIADIALFLASDAAANLVGAVLLANGGRFTA, from the coding sequence TTGACGCACAGGGACGTCCAGGCAGAGAGGTTCGCGGGCAAGGTCGCGATGGTGACGGGCGCCGGCTCCGGCATGGGTGCGGCGGTCGCCCGGCAGCTGGCGGCGGAAGGGGCGCGGGCCGTCGTCCTGGCCGACGTGAACGGCGAGGGCGCCGCGGCCGTCGCCAAGGAACTGCCCGCCGCTGAGGCGGTCGCATGCGACGTGGCGGACGCGGCGGGCGTCGACGCCGCCGTCCAGGGCGTACTGCAGCGGCACGGACGGCTCGACGTCCTGGTGCACGCGGCCGGGGTCGACGACCCCGAGGCCAAGCAGCGCATCGCGGACGCGCTGGTCGAGGGGCGGCCGGTCGAGCTGACCGATTCCCTCGACGAAGCCTCCTGGCAGCGCGTCATGCGGGTGAACCTGGACGGTACGTTCCATGTGCTGCGCGCGGCGGTTCGGGTCATGCGGCCCTTCGGGGCCGGGGCGGTCGTGGTGATCGGCTCGTCGTCGGCCTTCGACACCCCCGTCGGCTATCCCCACTACGCCGCCTCCAAAGCGGGTGTGCACGCACTGGCTCAGGCCGTGGCCAAGGAGGTCATCGCGTCCGGGATCCGCGTGAACGTGGTGGCTCCGGGGCCGACGGAGACGGGGATGGCGGCGCGCACGCCCGAGGCGCTGCGCGCCGGTTTCGCCGACCCGCGGGTGCGTCCGTATGCGACGCCCGAGGAGATCGCCGACATCGCTCTCTTCCTCGCGAGCGATGCCGCGGCGAACCTGGTCGGCGCGGTGCTGCTCGCCAACGGCGGCCGGTTCACCGCCTGA
- a CDS encoding GMC family oxidoreductase, with product MARRIVVCGGGSAGGVLAARLSEDPANTVTLVEAGPDYRTPEETAPELLDANQFGFTTHDWGYESADHVADADSIPMFGIVEQGILPVLRGKVIGGSSSVNGANALRPTPEDFARWTGLGNDRWSWDHVLPYLKKLEDDPVGGELHGTGGPLHIERFTEGNGLRPVMSAFLEACAQAGHPVHEDINGVRRRGAGPIPFNRKNGIRQSSAIAYLGPARHRENLTVLGEQTVDRVEFTEDGTARAVILAGGTVLEADLVVLSAGAIGSPAILMRSGIGPRRLLDRLSIPAVQCLEGVGSNLRDHPMVYLTYAVDEEAVGELLPPLQTALAFSSAGAAGQGEVDLHALPFTMEPGVMLVPLAVVRPYSLGSVEITSRAPEADPRIRLGLFDHPDDLRRMVAGIRQIREIMGSGPLEKYVRAETWPGPEATTDADLARAVVQGKNTYCHAVGTCAMGGEGTPAAVVDQAGKVHGVDALYVVDASTMPDIPAVPTNTTVMMMAERWADQLGCGD from the coding sequence ATGGCGCGTCGCATAGTGGTGTGCGGCGGAGGTTCCGCCGGTGGTGTCCTGGCCGCCCGGCTCAGCGAGGACCCCGCGAACACCGTCACGCTCGTCGAGGCCGGCCCCGACTACCGCACCCCGGAGGAGACCGCCCCCGAGCTGCTCGACGCCAACCAGTTCGGGTTCACCACCCACGACTGGGGCTATGAGTCGGCCGACCACGTTGCCGATGCCGACAGCATTCCGATGTTCGGGATCGTCGAGCAGGGCATCCTGCCCGTTCTGCGCGGCAAGGTCATCGGCGGCTCCTCGTCCGTCAACGGCGCCAACGCCCTGCGGCCCACGCCCGAGGACTTCGCCCGCTGGACCGGACTGGGCAATGACCGCTGGTCCTGGGACCACGTCCTGCCGTATCTGAAGAAGCTGGAGGACGATCCGGTCGGCGGAGAACTGCACGGCACCGGTGGACCCTTACACATCGAGCGCTTCACCGAAGGCAACGGGCTGCGCCCGGTCATGTCCGCGTTCCTGGAGGCCTGCGCGCAGGCCGGCCACCCCGTCCACGAGGACATCAACGGCGTCCGCAGGCGTGGCGCGGGCCCGATCCCCTTCAACCGCAAGAACGGCATCCGGCAGAGCTCGGCCATCGCCTACCTCGGCCCGGCCCGCCACCGAGAGAACCTGACCGTATTAGGCGAACAGACCGTTGACCGCGTGGAGTTCACCGAGGACGGGACGGCCCGAGCGGTGATCCTCGCCGGCGGCACCGTTCTTGAGGCCGACCTGGTCGTCCTGTCCGCCGGAGCCATCGGCAGCCCGGCCATCCTGATGCGCTCGGGCATCGGCCCGCGGCGGCTGCTCGACAGGCTGTCCATCCCCGCGGTCCAGTGCCTGGAAGGCGTCGGCAGCAACCTCCGTGACCACCCCATGGTCTACCTCACCTACGCCGTGGACGAGGAGGCGGTCGGTGAACTCCTGCCGCCGTTGCAGACCGCCCTGGCGTTCTCCTCGGCAGGGGCAGCCGGACAGGGCGAAGTCGACCTGCACGCGCTGCCGTTCACCATGGAGCCCGGGGTGATGCTGGTGCCTCTCGCCGTGGTCCGCCCGTACTCGTTGGGCAGCGTGGAGATCACCTCGCGCGCTCCTGAGGCCGACCCGAGGATCCGGTTGGGTCTGTTCGACCACCCCGACGACCTGCGGCGCATGGTGGCCGGTATCCGGCAGATCCGGGAGATCATGGGCTCGGGACCACTGGAGAAGTACGTCCGTGCCGAGACGTGGCCCGGGCCCGAGGCGACCACGGACGCCGACCTCGCACGAGCCGTCGTCCAGGGCAAGAACACCTACTGCCACGCGGTGGGCACCTGCGCGATGGGCGGGGAGGGCACCCCGGCCGCGGTGGTCGACCAGGCCGGCAAGGTGCACGGGGTCGACGCACTGTACGTCGTCGACGCCTCCACCATGCCGGACATCCCGGCCGTGCCGACCAACACCACGGTGATGATGATGGCAGAGCGCTGGGCGGACCAACTGGGCTGCGGCGACTGA